From Thermoflavifilum aggregans, a single genomic window includes:
- a CDS encoding DUF5123 domain-containing protein, which produces MKKYFSIYWLATGMLLIGLMNACEKKPVNQFYPSRLFTPTSISIIAYDTLVNISWPASLYTSTMHVTYTVQIGRDSTFQSGADFTLVADTNYLVVSDDTLADRVKYFVRVRANATGGADSSYWVYSTSSFTLTGVQIFGTLLNSDILDNAVRLNWTPTPGVNLIVLTAANGDTMHVQVSSTDNANGMIIVSGLQPGTTYTAQIFAGTKSKGQITFTTKPALTGNIIDLRGITGRPTVLFDTLPQIPSGSIVLLARGQTYTIPSTYTFDRTVTIMSGMGFSTPAVLLLSSNFDATGKIDSIRFSDLVIATNGAQYLMNVGNTATIGTVSLVNCTTQGVFTNSLIRLKTANDTIRKLYVNNCIFDSIGIQNKYAVFYASASSSAMIDNIEIHNSTFYNIYYFIREDNVHPTSCVVDHCTFNAFINQGGYFINYTYFPANFVLSNNIFGSTLDPTNANWIKSTPNLTVTNCFYTTDCVFSANSIYGATAYSGSSTTLFRSPSTGDFTLMDATFAASYKAGDPRWLP; this is translated from the coding sequence ATGAAAAAATATTTTTCCATATACTGGCTTGCAACAGGCATGCTGCTGATCGGTTTGATGAATGCCTGTGAAAAAAAACCGGTGAATCAGTTTTATCCCAGCCGTCTTTTCACACCCACATCTATCAGCATCATTGCCTATGATACATTGGTAAATATCTCCTGGCCAGCATCGCTTTATACCAGTACCATGCATGTTACCTATACAGTGCAAATCGGCCGCGATTCCACATTCCAGTCGGGTGCTGATTTTACATTGGTGGCAGATACCAATTATCTGGTAGTAAGTGATGATACCCTTGCAGATCGGGTGAAGTATTTTGTACGCGTGCGTGCCAATGCTACCGGTGGTGCTGACTCATCTTACTGGGTATATAGCACCAGTTCATTTACCTTAACAGGTGTACAAATATTCGGAACCTTACTGAACTCAGATATTTTAGATAATGCTGTAAGACTAAACTGGACGCCGACGCCAGGAGTAAATCTGATTGTGCTGACAGCCGCCAACGGAGATACGATGCATGTACAGGTGAGCAGTACGGATAACGCCAATGGCATGATCATCGTCAGTGGATTGCAACCAGGTACAACCTACACAGCTCAGATTTTTGCCGGAACCAAAAGCAAAGGACAAATCACCTTTACTACCAAGCCTGCACTGACCGGAAATATCATTGACCTTCGTGGTATTACCGGAAGGCCAACCGTATTGTTTGATACATTGCCGCAAATTCCATCCGGAAGTATTGTATTGCTTGCCCGCGGTCAAACCTATACCATTCCTTCCACTTATACTTTCGATCGTACCGTCACCATCATGAGTGGCATGGGTTTCAGTACACCAGCTGTGTTGTTGTTGAGCAGCAATTTTGATGCAACAGGAAAAATAGATTCAATTCGCTTTTCAGATCTGGTTATTGCAACCAATGGAGCACAGTATCTGATGAATGTAGGCAACACCGCCACAATAGGTACTGTAAGCCTGGTGAATTGTACGACACAGGGTGTATTTACCAATTCCCTGATTCGTTTGAAAACAGCTAATGATACGATCCGAAAATTGTATGTCAACAATTGTATTTTCGACAGCATCGGTATCCAAAACAAATACGCTGTATTCTATGCCAGTGCCAGCTCCAGCGCCATGATTGACAATATTGAAATCCACAACAGTACCTTCTACAACATTTATTATTTCATACGGGAAGACAATGTGCATCCTACTTCCTGCGTAGTGGATCATTGTACATTCAATGCCTTTATCAATCAGGGCGGGTATTTCATTAACTATACCTATTTCCCCGCAAACTTTGTTCTTTCAAACAACATCTTTGGCAGTACGCTGGATCCGACAAATGCAAACTGGATCAAATCCACACCCAATCTCACGGTAACCAATTGTTTCTACACCACCGATTGTGTGTTCAGTGCCAACAGCATATATGGTGCAACGGCCTACAGTGGCTCATCTACAACATTGTTCCGCTCACCTTCTACCGGCGATTTTACTTTGATGGATGCTACCTTCGCAGCCAGTTACAAAGCCGGAGATCCGCGCTGGTTGCCATAA